Proteins found in one Lysinibacillus fusiformis genomic segment:
- a CDS encoding amino acid permease has translation MKDNHQDSQLKRGLSTRHMQLIALGGSIGVGLFYGSSSTIQMAGPSILLGYLIGGLVIFTIMRALGEMAVEEPVSGSFSTYANKYLGRFAGFLSGWTYWFMWIVVGMAELTVVGVYINYWFPDIPQWVTALVVLIMMMLVNLANVKAYGEFEFWFAMIKVVAIIGMIVLGLGIIFFGTGNHGEAMGFDNLWAHGGFMPNGFHGILMSLVLVMFSFGGVELVGISAGEAKNPSKSIPSAINNIVWRILIFYIGALGVMMVIYPWNEVGSEGSPFVQIFDYVGIPAAAHIINFVVITAAMSAFNSGLYGSGRMLHNLSVQKDGPKYFKTVSKNGSPRRGILFSSAVLLMAVVLNYIVPEKVFIYISAVATVAVITSWMIILIAQLKFRKAKTKEEVAQLKFKIPLYPFSTYMAIAFLLMVIVLMAFIPDMRVALYVAPVWFFILFIGYKVIKVKK, from the coding sequence ATGAAAGACAATCATCAAGATTCACAGCTAAAGCGCGGATTAAGTACGCGTCACATGCAATTAATTGCACTTGGCGGATCCATTGGGGTCGGTTTATTTTATGGCTCTAGTTCAACCATTCAAATGGCTGGGCCATCTATTTTACTAGGTTATTTAATTGGCGGATTAGTTATTTTCACCATTATGCGTGCATTAGGTGAAATGGCAGTAGAGGAACCTGTGTCAGGCTCGTTCAGTACGTACGCGAATAAATATTTAGGACGTTTTGCTGGGTTCTTATCTGGTTGGACGTATTGGTTCATGTGGATTGTCGTGGGCATGGCAGAATTAACAGTTGTCGGTGTATACATTAACTACTGGTTCCCCGATATTCCACAATGGGTAACTGCACTTGTCGTACTTATCATGATGATGCTTGTAAACTTAGCAAATGTAAAAGCTTACGGGGAATTCGAATTCTGGTTTGCGATGATTAAAGTGGTTGCGATTATCGGTATGATCGTTCTCGGATTAGGCATTATTTTCTTCGGTACTGGCAACCACGGTGAAGCAATGGGCTTCGATAATTTATGGGCACACGGTGGCTTCATGCCAAATGGTTTCCATGGTATTTTAATGTCACTAGTATTAGTTATGTTCTCATTCGGTGGGGTTGAATTAGTTGGTATTTCTGCAGGGGAAGCAAAGAATCCTAGCAAGTCCATTCCTTCAGCTATTAACAACATCGTTTGGCGTATTTTAATCTTCTACATTGGTGCATTAGGCGTTATGATGGTGATTTATCCTTGGAATGAAGTTGGTTCAGAGGGTAGCCCGTTCGTTCAAATTTTCGATTACGTCGGCATCCCTGCAGCGGCTCACATTATTAACTTTGTTGTCATTACAGCAGCAATGTCTGCATTTAATAGTGGTTTATACGGTTCAGGACGTATGCTACACAACTTATCGGTACAAAAAGATGGTCCAAAATATTTTAAAACAGTAAGCAAAAACGGTAGTCCGCGTAGAGGGATTTTATTTTCTTCAGCGGTGTTATTAATGGCAGTTGTCTTAAACTATATAGTACCTGAAAAAGTGTTCATCTATATTTCTGCTGTTGCGACGGTTGCAGTCATTACAAGCTGGATGATTATTTTAATAGCCCAATTGAAATTTAGAAAGGCAAAAACGAAAGAGGAAGTAGCCCAACTGAAATTCAAAATTCCACTTTATCCATTTTCTACGTATATGGCCATTGCATTCTTATTAATGGTGATTGTGTTAATGGCGTTTATTCCAGATATGCGTGTTGCCCTATATGTCGCACCCGTTTGGTTTTTCATCTTATTTATTGGATACAAAGTAATAAAAGTTAAAAAGTAG
- a CDS encoding GNAT family N-acetyltransferase, with translation MIELRKITGDNIEEVIALEVGENQKDFIETTNLRSFADAHALNADGIPATPLAIYVDEVAVGFLMYIYDTLDHESFENEVFYGKKSYFIWHIMIDKRYQGKGYGKLSFEKMLMDIETMPNGEAEYITLFYRTSNVIAKTLYASFGFVDTGIIQDNSMLAIKKIGK, from the coding sequence ATGATTGAATTACGAAAAATAACTGGAGATAATATAGAGGAAGTAATAGCACTTGAAGTTGGAGAAAACCAGAAAGACTTTATCGAAACGACGAACCTTAGAAGCTTTGCAGACGCTCATGCGTTGAACGCTGATGGTATACCAGCGACTCCCTTGGCCATTTATGTCGATGAAGTTGCGGTGGGATTTTTGATGTATATTTATGATACGTTGGATCATGAATCATTTGAAAATGAAGTCTTTTACGGGAAAAAGAGCTATTTTATTTGGCATATTATGATCGATAAGCGTTACCAAGGGAAAGGATACGGCAAACTTTCTTTTGAAAAAATGTTGATGGATATTGAAACGATGCCAAATGGAGAAGCAGAATATATAACCCTCTTTTATCGAACAAGTAATGTCATAGCAAAAACATTATACGCTTCATTTGGTTTCGTAGATACAGGAATCATTCAGGACAATTCGATGTTGGCAATTAAAAAGATAGGCAAATAA
- a CDS encoding phosphotransferase enzyme family protein has protein sequence MEQKILELLNNIYPVDFIKVEAVTNEMFRCSAKQGEYFARMTNYKGYDEQLEEVTYTNYLHKEGLGVSPAIVSINGKEVEKIAFNHKEVLTVLYESAAGKHLSRNQWQANVLKELGRQIGKLHRLSRKFEEIHPTRYIKDWYQNEEYAFLKYIPEEETTIRAVAQEILTKIKNMPKDKSNYGLLHGDLWLENILVDRDVKLSMVDFQDCEKNFYIFDLAVPIYSAIEYSFVGGGNIIEYDRGITKAIIEGYQEENDLPKEMLEKLPLFIKLKEVFEYSLMHMYWNKERLTEEQIRIMNHFRMRIEKDHSFLDTNSLFFD, from the coding sequence ATGGAACAAAAAATACTAGAATTGCTCAATAACATATATCCAGTGGATTTTATTAAGGTGGAAGCAGTAACAAATGAAATGTTTCGGTGTTCCGCAAAACAAGGTGAATACTTTGCAAGAATGACAAACTACAAAGGTTATGATGAGCAATTAGAAGAGGTTACCTATACAAACTACCTACATAAAGAAGGGCTAGGTGTATCACCTGCAATCGTTTCAATCAATGGTAAAGAGGTAGAAAAGATAGCCTTTAATCACAAGGAAGTATTAACGGTTCTTTATGAATCTGCTGCAGGTAAACACTTATCAAGAAACCAATGGCAGGCAAATGTTTTAAAAGAGCTAGGCAGGCAAATTGGTAAATTACATCGCCTCTCTAGAAAATTTGAAGAGATACATCCGACTAGATATATCAAGGATTGGTATCAAAATGAGGAATATGCTTTCTTGAAATATATTCCTGAGGAAGAGACTACGATTAGAGCTGTTGCACAAGAAATTTTAACAAAGATTAAAAACATGCCAAAAGACAAGTCCAATTATGGATTGTTACACGGTGACCTGTGGCTAGAGAATATATTAGTAGATCGTGATGTAAAACTGTCAATGGTTGATTTTCAAGATTGTGAGAAGAATTTTTATATCTTTGATTTAGCTGTTCCCATATATAGCGCCATAGAGTATTCATTTGTCGGTGGTGGGAACATCATTGAATATGACAGAGGTATTACAAAAGCAATCATCGAGGGATACCAAGAGGAAAACGATCTCCCGAAGGAAATGTTAGAAAAGCTGCCCTTATTTATAAAACTAAAAGAAGTCTTTGAGTACAGCTTAATGCATATGTACTGGAATAAAGAAAGGTTAACGGAAGAACAAATAAGAATAATGAACCATTTTAGAATGAGAATCGAAAAAGATCATTCTTTCCTAGACACAAATAGTTTGTTTTTTGACTAA
- a CDS encoding GNAT family N-acetyltransferase: protein MDEILLRRMSKDEFESYFQNKIERYSDVLSENIHEQGDDPSTKALKQLKGLLPNGIKTPNHHLFNIQRGEKVIGFVWLKMEEEKKSAFLYEIYIFENFRGKGFGTETMNCIENFLIQKEIYYFKLHVFGSNTGARKLYEELGFEIAGINMLKPLSKK from the coding sequence ATGGATGAAATTTTATTAAGAAGAATGTCTAAAGATGAATTTGAGAGTTACTTCCAAAATAAGATTGAAAGATATTCGGATGTATTATCTGAAAATATACATGAACAGGGAGATGACCCTTCTACCAAAGCACTTAAACAATTAAAAGGTTTACTACCTAATGGAATTAAAACGCCTAATCATCACCTTTTTAATATCCAAAGAGGAGAAAAGGTAATAGGCTTTGTTTGGTTGAAAATGGAGGAAGAGAAAAAAAGTGCTTTTCTCTATGAAATCTATATTTTTGAAAATTTCAGAGGTAAAGGCTTTGGAACAGAAACTATGAATTGTATAGAAAATTTCTTAATCCAAAAAGAAATCTATTATTTTAAACTTCATGTTTTCGGTAGTAACACAGGAGCACGTAAACTGTATGAAGAGCTTGGATTTGAAATTGCTGGAATTAATATGCTGAAGCCATTATCTAAAAAGTAA
- a CDS encoding ABC transporter substrate-binding protein: MARLMLMKTGWISLITAGMITMSGCASTGNQAAGTTDQPANATAVSSEGTPQTETRVVTDGFGEVEIPKNPKRVSALYREDYLVALGVTPIVQYYNPMWGKQDYLKLDVPLFDVTGNIEALLVSEPDLIIGAGEVDAEQYELYSKVAPTFRLPDDVLVDTRKTLTLIADLLGLSDKAKQVLADYDARIADVKTKLNEAIGDEKVVVLRMNVVDKSINIFGIHNTFVGQILYEDLGLKAPGFAEAMTEGNIVLSKEVIPELDADHIILLPSNGTWEEESNAKALAEMKVDRLWQTVPAFKNGHVYPVERSYWQTGAITANELKLDDLLRLLAP, encoded by the coding sequence ATGGCAAGATTGATGCTTATGAAAACAGGATGGATATCGCTTATAACTGCAGGAATGATTACGATGTCAGGTTGCGCCTCGACAGGCAATCAAGCTGCTGGGACGACCGATCAGCCTGCAAACGCAACGGCAGTTTCAAGTGAAGGCACGCCTCAAACCGAAACACGTGTCGTAACAGATGGCTTCGGAGAGGTAGAGATTCCGAAAAATCCGAAGCGAGTCTCAGCTCTTTATCGGGAAGATTATTTAGTTGCACTTGGGGTAACGCCCATTGTGCAATACTATAACCCGATGTGGGGCAAACAGGATTATTTGAAACTGGATGTGCCATTGTTTGACGTGACTGGGAACATCGAGGCTTTGCTTGTATCCGAGCCAGACTTGATTATCGGCGCTGGAGAGGTAGATGCTGAACAATACGAGCTCTATTCTAAGGTTGCACCGACGTTCCGATTGCCGGATGATGTACTTGTGGATACGCGCAAAACTTTGACCTTAATCGCCGATTTGCTTGGACTAAGCGATAAGGCGAAGCAGGTTCTTGCTGATTACGATGCACGTATTGCGGATGTGAAAACGAAGCTGAACGAGGCGATTGGCGATGAGAAGGTTGTTGTTCTGCGAATGAACGTCGTAGACAAATCGATTAATATTTTCGGCATTCATAACACGTTTGTTGGACAAATTTTGTATGAGGATCTTGGACTGAAGGCTCCGGGGTTCGCCGAGGCAATGACGGAGGGCAATATCGTCTTGTCGAAGGAGGTCATTCCTGAACTTGACGCGGACCATATAATTTTACTTCCATCCAATGGGACATGGGAGGAAGAGAGCAACGCGAAAGCTCTAGCGGAGATGAAGGTAGATCGGTTATGGCAGACCGTTCCTGCATTTAAGAACGGCCATGTATATCCAGTTGAGAGATCCTATTGGCAGACGGGAGCCATTACGGCTAACGAGTTGAAGCTGGACGATTTACTTCGATTACTGGCTCCTTAA